tgtggaccAAGAGGATGCAATCACAATGATGAGAAACAAGTCacaataaaatcacatccaaaATGGGTAGTATATATCACCTTGGCTCTTTTAAATAGATCCCTGATACGAGCAGAACCAACACCAACTAAAACTTCAACAAATTCAGATCCAGCCATTTGGTAAAATGGAACACCAGCTTCGCCAGCTATGGCCTTTGCAACCAGGGTCTGGAAAAGCATGAGTACATGTCAGAATCTGACTGGCAATTTTCACACACAATTTTCAAAACTATAGGATTATAGCTAACCTTGCCACATCCAGGAGGGCCTTCCAAAAGAACTCCATGTGGAGGTTTTATCCCCATTTTATCAAACAGATCTGGGTTCTTCAAGTACCTCACCAACTAGTCATCAGACATTACCGATGTCAATAagcttttcattttaattacaATCAGGCATTACatttaaaatgaaacaaaacataaaacatattTCCCATACAAAAAGAATGAAACAAATAGCATAAATTTACCAGAAATTTCAAGAAACATAAAATAGAGAATCAAGATGAAGGAAAATTTGTCATGAACaattgaagaaaagaagataaccatcaaacttttcaaccaaaaaaaaaaaaattcagaccTTTAAGCGTTTTGAAATAACGTAATTGAAACAATATGGAAACACTGCCCAGTAGTTTGTTTAGAACTAACAACCATTAAGAGTATTATcataacatttttcaattaaaacttcatcaaacagtaaaaggaaaagagatAAATCACTTCTCTCTCAAAGAAAGGAAAGCAAGCATGCACAATTATTTATGATGTCTCTACAAGAATGGCATATTCAAAACCTCTTGGAGTTCCTCTACCGCTTCATCTATCCCAGCCACATCACCAAACTTTACTCCTGTAGAACCCTGAAAGAAAGTCattccaaaaatagaaaattaagaATACAATCTagaatttttaacaaatttggaACAATGAGCAAAGGAATATTCTTAAGAAACTAACGTCAACGCGAGCTTCTGCTTTAGATCGTGAAAAATCAATCCCTTGCCACAGATCCTGAATGTTGAAGAGAGCATATTAAGTAAGACCCTTGCTGATGAAATCCATGGTCCAAATCAATCATATAATTAGCAAATGAAAGATAAAATtaggaactaaaaaaattaagcaacaTTTACCCACTTCCTGAAGTTCTTAGGTCTTCTCGAAAGTGTGAAACGAACAAGAAGAACCATAGTCAAAAGGACAAGCAGAATTGGTTTTGCCATCTCAAGGCTGGCAGACACACCACCAAAAGTGTAAAATTCACTGATCTTGGAGAAAATTCCTCCATCACTGAATAGATCAACAAGATTATCCCAAACTCTCTCCAAAACTCCAAATATGAGACCAAGAAAAAGCTTTAGAAAGGGTTTGACTACAGGCCACACAACATATGCAGTCACCACAAAGATGAAACTGGTAACAGCAAACACAGCCGATGCCAGGAAACCTCCTACGACAATTCCTGCAGCTGCCATCACAGCTGTCACAACTCCAAGCTCTACCATCATTCTGCTAGATATGGAAGATGCCACTGGATGAGGGTACTCTGGTACTTTTCCCACCCAAGACTGCAGCAGAAGATTCaagaaggaaaatatatatagtcaaaAGAAGGATCTCCCAACTTCTTAACTTATGTTTTATGTCTAATTGTCCATGCCAACTCACAATGTATTGTATGATGCAAATATTGTGTCAATGGAATATTGAGGTGCAGAAATGGCTGCAACACTGAATCTAAGAGAACATAAACCAACTCTAAGTCAATGCTAGATGCTGAAATAAAGATCACcacgcccccccccccccccccccaaccaaaaaaaaaaagaataagaagaaggtgTTTATATGCAAGAATTTGAATTGATTtgtttattgaaataaaacattCATTCAATCTTCCATGTATTCTTTAAAGATTTTCCATTTGAACCTcagtttcaaatttcaaacttctTTGCCTCTGTTTAGTCACTCACTCGCCACTTCATACAACGACTGATTATTTGATCCACAAGTAATGATTGGCGAATCGATTTCaatagagttaaaaaaaaataaaaagatttatcACCATAGTATGTCTCTCAATTTCATATCGTGGACCTGTGTACTCCTCCAAAAGAGCTTGAGCTTCATTCTCATTCAGTCTCATGGCCCTACAAAGACACAAATATTATCAACAAACTGTATacaaaaaaccacaaaaacatTAACTTTTAAGTTGATTGATGGGGAATCTTTACCATTTTGTTCTATGCAACCTCTTGTCACCCGGTATCTCTTTCAACTCCACAATAAATTCCCTATACCCATTAATATACAATACGCTGTTATCCTCCTTCAAAGTCAATAACTTAATTTTATCATTCTTCATTGCTTTCTGAAACTCCTCAAAGCTCATTCTCGGCAACTCCTCCAAATTCTTATCGAATTCCTCTTCTTCTGATAACTGGGTCCCGAAAATTTGCTCAGGCACATAGAGCTTCCCTCTATACTCCCTCAAAATATCCTTCAAATACACAGCTTCATCCACCACTGCACTCTCATTCCCACCCTCTATGCCCTCTTTCTTCGCTTTCGACCTCAAATTCAACCTTTTTGCCACGAATTCAATAACACCCTCATTGGAACTCTTGCCCAaatcctctttttctttcaaagtGTACAATTTGTTGCCTCTTAGGTACTTGGGCTCAACCTGGCTTGGGTTCTCCTTCAAAACCCTGGTCACAAAATCATCTTTTGTGGTTTCACTAGTTTCACCAGGCTGTGAGGAGGACTCTGAGTTGGACTTACAAAAGACTGTGAATGAACTAAGAAACAAAGGTGAATGAACTCGATTTCTTCTAGTGAAACTCAAACCATTGGAGTGAATGAGAATTGTGTGTGGCCTTTTAAGGTGGGTGTTGGGTTTGGAATGGTGTAGCTTAGGAATGGATAGAATACCAATGGAGGTCATTGTTTCAGCTGAATTGGGCACTAGGGTTTATCAAAttatgggttttttattttgaagactTACACTGAGAATGTGACACTTTGTGCTCATTTTTTGAGTGAAATGGGCAAAAGGGTTTTATGAAATCGGGGTTTTTGATGGTTGAATTGAGAGTGTGAACAGGCAATCACAGAACATTGTGTCTATAAGCAAGACTGTTGGAAAGTCGAAACATTGAGAGGTTTTTTCTGTTTTATCCGAATCCGAGGTTTCTAAGCGGTTATGTGGCTTTATGGGTCGGGCTGTAATGGGTAATTGGGTATTCTATATTTCTATGTGCTGGTAACTTTGTATAAAGTTGCGATTTTCAATTATGTTTTGTAGGTTTTAAtttcgtgtcaaatttgattgtattttttcAATCATTTCCCTGTATATTTGCGGGAGTCAATGTAATGGATTCAATGTGTGAAATTGGTGAAGAACTATGAAGATAGAACATTTCGCAACTGACTCACGAGTAGAGTAACTCGCGAAAGGTTATGTGAGGAGCACATATTGGAAGTGAAGGGTTCAAATGTGATGGCATCTCGCTAGTGGCTATCGACTTGGCCAACTCGTGACCTGATTCGCTAGATGCACTATCATCCTGTTTGTGTGTCTTTCCTTatttctttacccacactatataaacccacattacccacgaaattgtaaggaaaattccaaagagaaaatcccaaaaatccatttgagagttagagattacaTACCTACAATCCTCTACacatttttcttagttttcctTTACTTCTACCTCTCTAATTTCATATCCTTTAAGAGATTCTTAGCCGAAACACACACCTCACACATTTTGAGTGTTGTGGGTTGTTTTGGAGCTTTTGggaagggatttttttttttccaaaataacaTTGAAtctcaaacaattttgttagtcaacacgttttcaaaacaatttagCAAACTAATATCTTGAGTATAAGGGAGTCGATTTTGTTATGGTAAATCAAGTGTGACAAACTTGAGTttcttggaactcgagtcttcAAGGCTCGTTTTCCCTGAGATGTCCAACAAAACATCATCAAACCCCTTTCcagagaagaaaatgaatgacctagagaagaaaatgaaggaattaGAGGAAAAAGGACCTTCGTTGTCGCCACTGGAACCTTCGCCGTTGCTGCCTGGGTTCAGTCTGAGTTGAACGATTTAGGTTAGGGAGATCTGAGTTTGTTGTTTCTTCGTGTTTCTTGTTTGGTTTCTTCGGATCTTCgcgtttcttgtttgtttttcttcttcgtTGGTCTGGGTTTCTGGGTTCTTCCTTCTGGTTCTTATTCGTGTAGTTTGGGTTTCCTCATTGTGGCTTCGTTTGATCtctttatggaactcgagtctgtAATGCTCGATTTCCATGCATAAAACTCAAGTCTATAATGCTCGATTTAGCGCTACAAAATCGAGTTCCTTacactcgagatgttagtttgctaaatagttttgaaaacgtgctaactaacaaaattgtttgagttttagtgttattttgaaaaaaaaaaaatccttttggGAAGGATTGGGTCATGCCATTCTATGGTGCATGCAATTGGTGATAATTGTGAAATCCGAGAAGCCAATGAAGACAAAGCTCGGTGAAATCCGTTGGTAGCTGGGATTCAGAGGGTCTAAGTACAGAAAGTAGtctaggtttggagggtctataTTGTAatccttgtactccaacttattcactaatGGATTGATTTGGCTTGAAGGGTCACGGAGAAGTTTTTACGCCAAGCACTTCGATTCTCCTTTTCGATAATACATCACcgtattatcttgtgtttgtatctctcttcccttactcctTGTGTTTTATACTTAATTGTTAATTTTGTAATCCCATGCACTAGGTAGTAGTCCTCATTAATTGTGCATTGTTTACTCTTATTCCACACTTAATTaagtaaattaaaaacaattaagccGTAATTAAACAAGCTTTAGTAGTTTTATTATCGAGCTTTCACTTTGGTTTGTCTAAGGATTTTTAGCAAACAACATGTGAGACATAAAATGCTTGGAAATTTGGAATACTGTCAAAACATTACCTATGCTTCTTggtgtttcaactttcaaatataaattcaaatctcCCAACTCTAATTGTAACTGTAGGGTCACGATTTTCAGGCCAAGCTCAAGATGCATGGGACCTTAGACCAGCGAACTcggtacaataaatttgtagaaagtgggccaaagagctagaCTTTAGTGTATGGACAACGGTTATCACGGTTAAGTTGGGACGGACTGAGTTTTCCAGAAAAGATTGGTCCTCAGCATGGTCCGGGAAGCTTTTTCTGGTGCCTCTGGTGTGTTGGGGGGATGGTTCCCCGCCCCTTCTGTTTCCCTCCATTCccttttatagtagtttccttcctCATGGATGGGGTTCCTGGGgtagatacttgtcccatcagcccttccctccagttgttgggagtggttgtaaaggcagaaaagcatggccatgtcaggcacaaggcactaAACGTAATGATGGCAGTATTTCCCtcaaacatttcccttttcTCTATTGTCCTTTCAGCTTTTAGTACTTGTCTTGTTCCGTGGAATATTCAGGAGTGTCATTGCCAATAGCAGGTTGCCTTCTTTATCCTCAGCTACATCCATGCCAAGAAGGATTCTCCCcgtggccgaggaggggtttttctttgggctgggcccttggcccaatgtaGGCATTGACATGGGCCCCcgggtcttttaccccccacagtaactatcaaattatctaaAAGAAATGTTGTTTGTTCATTTAACTTGAGCTTATAAgctcagtttttaatttttagctttttatatacaactttttaaaacctagttttttttttttttttttttcaaaatacgaGTATACTTTACcacacttttaacaaaaaaatttcaacaaaaaactaaataagttgttcccaaataGACACCGATGTGtgatacaaaaatatatatatatatagacatatGGTTACCAAACAACTTTAATACAATATAATTCTGAACACaacaattttcatgatttttcttataattgctAACATAATATATTGTGATTAATGCtaataaaattgatatcaaTATATAGACTCATGTGGCCAAGAACCTTTGTAGCTTAAGTTGGCACCTCTGTGAGTTAAGAACATTTAGagttaaaatttttcatttcgGTTGTAAGTAGTTGtaactataaaattatcaaaatataataGACTTATGTGAAATAATTATTATTCAAAGCATAATTTATCATGTTAATGTTTAATAAGACGAGTATAATAGtcaatcaagattttttttttttttttttgagaaacagtcAATCAAGATTTAAGATCACATAACATTTAGCAAACATTCCATGAGGTAATAGATAAGTATGTGCAAAGAGTCCTAGAGTAATATGACATAAACACCACGTTAGTCCCTATAGTTATAGTGTCTTTGAAGTGTTTTTGGAGTGGTTTTGCTTTTTGAAGATGTGTCCTACTTTTGAACAAGATATtgttaagaaaatcaaaatctcaTTGTAAATCAATGGTGGAGTTGAAAAATGCTAGTATCAATTATACACTAGTTAAAATCgtgaattttcattttaattggATCGTATTATTATAAGCCTTATTGCATACAAATGTCATGTATAACCTGAATAGATAGAATCTATATATTATATGGActaactactaaaaaaaatagttgtaaCTGTCACATTCAGGTGATTATCATTATGACTAACACTTGCAAAAATTGTGgcataattttctaaaaatttaaatttgcttGGCTAGAAAACAAACCTATCCATATGAACTATAAAGTGCGAATAAAGCAATGAATATTGAAATATTCTAAAAGCAAAACCTATTATGATGGGacacatatattaataaaacataTTGTGGTCATAATGATTTGACAAATCTTGTTCTATAAATTTGCATAAATAGCTATAATTCTCTATAATAAGTCATAACGTAGCACGAGAGGGATTGGgttatcattatttattttattttatttttataattgggGTTATCAGGATCAAGTCAAGAACCcttcctttctcaaaaaaaaaaaaaaaaaaaaaaaaaagagtcaagaACCCTTCTGTCTGTGACAATATCCATTCATATTCCACACCTGCCGCCCTCAAAATACTATttaaaagattatttttgttcctAAAATATGGGTTATTTCCTATTTTcagaattaaaatttaattttcatccctaaaagtttaaaaaatctatatttCATCTTTCCATTCAATCCTATTAagttttagggaaaaaattgaacataaattatttttcaaagataaaaataaaatctaaactatattttttccactaaaataaaatataattttggatTTCATGAAAATATGTTAGATacactaaacaaaaaaataataataataataacatgaaAAGATAAAGTAAgtgacaatttacattttcaagaaaaaaattttaaaaaaaaattaaagataaaaatagaaCATGTACCATGTTTCAAGGACTAAACTAATAGTACTatttttgacatcatttttggaacaagaaaattttaataataatgcaGTTTGGCCTTTTGTTCCCGGCAACaactactttttcaaaaagtaataTATTTTTGGCTAGTTAGATGGTGACTCTTTCTGTCTTGTTTAACAAAACCTCCCAAGAAAAGCATATCTAAAGTGTTAGTtccctcatctctctctcttccctttctttCTATGACTGCTAATCAGTTTTCAGTTATAGACAACATAGAGGcctagaaagaaagaaaggaacatATAGTTTAAGAAATACCCATTAAACTATAAGTGAATGCTTCTTTCTTTCCAGTTTTGCATAGTTTCTTTGTGCATGATTCATTGGTTTGGTAGTATTTATTAGAttggtatttatttttcatGGAAAGGGAATGTGTGTCATCTTTGGATGGCATCTATGAGGAAGAGATACATCAGCACCTTCAATTCTCGTCCTTAGTGAAGTCACAGAACAATGTGGTCGTGCAGGAAAACTCTCCAACCAGCGTCCATGAACTTCTCGAATGTCCTGTCTGTACCAATTCTATGTACCCTCCAATCCACCAGGTGTGTCGCTTTCTTCAATTATATTAATGGGTTGCTTTCAAATTTTGatctttattgttattttagtaCTTTTTGCTGGTTCCATTTGTGTGATTTTGATGTGGGAGATCATCTAATTGGTTTGGGTGAGTGGAAATGTAAAATTTGTGGgatttggggattttaatgatgCAAGtttgtttagagagagagagaatcgtGGCATGTATTTATCAGTGTTCTATTTCATGAGAAACTTTTTCAGTGGTTTGGGATTGGAGTAATTTCATGTGTTTGGGGATTTGGCGAACTGGGTATGGGATTTTCTGCATTTGAAGAATATGGTATAATTGTAGAATGGGTCTTTTATAGTAATGGAACACGGgctttctaattttctttttcttgcttgaAGGATGTTgagagtgatttatgttatgtCTTGCTTTGAATGTATGCAGTGCAACTATGATATTAAAGATAGATTATTTGTTTGATGGTAATGTTGATTCTGGGGGGAAGTTTTTAtatcttctttattttgtttggcaGCCGGTTCTACATCACATTCTGGGGGATGCACCTAAAGGGAATAATCTattgtaggaaatttttttagtttggatTTAGGGTCAGGAACATATAAACGCATAGCCTTATTGTAACATTTTAATCTAGCCATTTTCATTGCAtgttttgtgtatttattttcCTTCGTCTCTTCTGTGATGCATATACTTAGATACTTGCTAGATTTTAAGCATACCCCTATCTTTAAATTACCATTTGAGATTTTCACTTGGAAATTATCTTCATGATAtgactaaaatatatatatgatcaagCATATTTGAGCTTTCTGTTGAAACATTGATTAACTTGTATAAGCCtaacattttaaacaaatttcGGAAGCTTTTTCAAAGATGCAATGCTTCACTCTCATATAATCATCCTTCCTTTGTTTGGTCCAAGCCACTATCATTTCTTAGAAAACTATTGAAAGTATAGAAGCTATATAAGATCGCATTTGGTAGTGCTGAAAAGTTGTCTAACTTCGCTAATCTTGTATTTAAGAGCGTCTCTGGCTGCTGTATATTCTGATCATAGCATTCAATCTTAAAAATTCAAGGTTTTCTTAATATGATGTAACTTATGTTCTTCTTAGTTCTGCTTTGTTGGAAATAGCTGACTGCTGACTATATATTTTTGCAGTGCCACAATGGACATACACTGTGTTCTACCTGTAAAACAAGGGTACAAAACCGGTGCCCCACTTGTAGACAAGAGCTTGGAGATATTAGGTGTCTGGCATTGGAGAAGGTGGCAGAGTCACTTGAACTGCCCTGCAAGTATGACTTCTTGGGATGCATAGAGATTTTCCCCTACTACAGCAAACTTAAGCATGAGGCTCAGTGTAACTTTAGACCATACAATTGCCCATATGCTGGATCTGAGTGTCCTGCTGTTGGAGATATCCCTTTTCTGATAACCCATCTGCGGGACGATCACAAGGTAGACATGCACTCTGGCTGCACATTCAATCACCGCTATGTCAAGTCTAATCCCCGTGAAGTAGAGAATGCAACCTGGATGCTTACGGTAAGTGGAGATTGTTTTTGAAGTTTCCATTTGgtgattcaaaattttttttttcaactttcaatatGCCAGATTTTTCTTCTGCATCTTAGAATATTTGCAGGCCCTCCAGGCTCCAACCGCTTTGTTATAATTTGGTGACATTTAAGGATTTAGGAATCAGAGGCACCAGGATCAAATATGGAAAATGGTGTGATAAAAGAGACaattaagcatttttttttctcaaattattcaagaaaacaaataaaatatgagtttaagAAAAGAATTAATTTTGCAAATAAGAAGATTATGATTGCTATCCATTCTTTGTTGCTGTTAAGGCCATGTTTAAGATAGGcaagaaaaaaaggaataatGCATTGGTGGCTTTAGACAATGGCTACCAATGTCATATACACATGCCTGGAAGAAGTAAGAACTGACAGCAGCTTTTACCTGtatcttgtataaaatttttctttcaattaatgCAAAACTTGACATAACCTTGAAGCACTCCAATctgcaaaataagttttaatgaaGATTATTGATTATTTTTGGCACTAATGGAACTTGGTATGATGTTTTTGCATTCCTAAGTTCCgaccttcctcttttttttttttttttttcttcttttttggtcaggtttttaattgttttggtCAATACTTCTGCCTGCACTTTGAGGCCTTCCTGCTTGGTGCAGCCCCAGTTTACATGGCATTCCTTCGTTTCATGGGTGATGAGACTGAGTCCCGGAACTACAGCTACAGTTTAGAGGTAGGGGCAAATGGCAGGAAACTGATATGGGAAGGCACCCCTCGAAGCATTCGGGATAGCCATAGGAAGGTTAGGGACAGTCATGATGGCCTAATAATCCAGCGTAACATGGCACTTTTTTTCTCTGGTGGAGAGCGAAAGGAGCTAAAGCTTCGGGTTACAGGACGTATATGTAAGGAACAACAGAATCCAGATGGAGGGGTGTGCATACCCAATGTTTGCAGTTGAGGTATCTCAAAATCATGTGTTCTTCAGCCTTCCTGTATTAGTATATAGTCCTGCATGCGTTGATGCTTGCTGCATCTTGTTGTGTCAAATGTACACTAAACCCATGTTGTTGCTGTAACTGATTAGATACTGAAGGATTCAGTttttgtataattaaaaaagctgtttttttctttcttttctttttcttttttctttttgtattttgtagttGTATTGACACTTAAGACGGTTTACATAAGAtgtaatttctctctctcccatcACAAACACACAAGATTTCCAGGTGGTTGATATAATGGAATACCTGCAAAGATGCTTTCGAGAAACATTACAAGCCAAGTGCAAACAGTTACTTGcagtgataatttttttagctgTCCATTAGGATCATAGACAATATCTGTGCACGTACAGTTTGTAAACAAATGTATATCATCATATACATGAGAGCTTTTTTCTCCCAACATCTCATTAAGTGAGTGATGCACTGAAAATGGCATTTGGACAAAGTATGGTTGGAACTTGGCCACCAATATTTTAGTTAGAATGTCCAGTTTTTAGAACATTGTTTTTTTAAGGACTAGTACCTTGAAAGTGGTTCAACAAATTCAGTTACAAAAGCAACTCTACATGCAAAAACCATGGCACGTCATAAATAGTCATTATCCTATTTTCATAAGCTTGGAAATGCAATTTTGAGCAATAAGAGGGTAATTTATTTCAGAGATTTCAATCTACTCTTTACAATTTACAAACTATCCTAGCCCTGTCTATTACTTCACCCCTTCATTGTTACTCTGCTATTATTCTATTACCACTTGGGACTTCAGTGAGTTAGGACTGGGGTTCCTTTAATTACATATTACTGCAACCACAAAACCTATGTAGCGGTAACAAAACTGGAGGCAGGAGGTATATCATACTGCACAGCAGGTCTCAAAATTTACAAGGCGTCCGGACTCCATTTGAAATCTCGTACTTGCCTTTAAGCTGTTTCTTCCCCTCTACAGATTATATATTTCAgtctctttctctgtctctctctgaTGGTTACCATCAAACTCATTCCctacaaatgattttttttttttttagtttctttgcCCTCTAgttcttgaaagttgaaacattaCATGCTTTTACAGTAACTATACAAGAAATTTGACGCATGTTttggtaaaaagtaaaaactacaTTGCAGAGCTCTTTTTAAGTTAAAACCTACAGGACTTTTGAGTTAAATCTACATTGCAGATCTCATCCAATAGATTgcattaaaaattcaaaaataatttacagTTTCATAAAATTCTGTTTTTGTAGCAAACACCTCAGCATGAAGCAATGGAGCTATGACTACTTGGCACTACCATACAAATTTACATTTACGCCAAGTAGTACCATACAATTTACATTTAGGTAACGCCCACCTAATTATGGCTCAAAGTTCTT
This DNA window, taken from Quercus robur chromosome 2, dhQueRobu3.1, whole genome shotgun sequence, encodes the following:
- the LOC126713293 gene encoding probable inactive ATP-dependent zinc metalloprotease FTSHI 1, chloroplastic isoform X4 yields the protein MTSIGILSIPKLHHSKPNTHLKRPHTILIHSNGLSFTRRNRVHSPLFLSSFTVFCKSNSESSSQPGETSETTKDDFVTRVLKENPSQVEPKYLRGNKLYTLKEKEDLGKSSNEGVIEFVAKRLNLRSKAKKEGIEGGNESAVVDEAVYLKDILREYRGKLYVPEQIFGTQLSEEEEFDKNLEELPRMSFEEFQKAMKNDKIKLLTLKEDNSVLYINGYREFIVELKEIPGDKRLHRTKWAMRLNENEAQALLEEYTGPRYEIERHTMSWVGKVPEYPHPVASSISSRMMVELGVVTAVMAAAGIVVGGFLASAVFAVTSFIFVVTAYVVWPVVKPFLKLFLGLIFGVLERVWDNLVDLFSDGGIFSKISEFYTFGGVSASLEMAKPILLVLLTMVLLVRFTLSRRPKNFRKWDLWQGIDFSRSKAEARVDGSTGVKFGDVAGIDEAVEELQELVRYLKNPDLFDKMGIKPPHGVLLEGPPGCGKTLVAKAIAGEAGVPFYQMAGSEFVEVLVGVGSARIRDLFKRAKVNKPSVIFIDEIDALATRRQGIFKESTDHLYNAATQERETTLNQLLIELDGFDTGKGVIFLAATNRRDLLDPALLRPGRFDRKIRIRPPSAKGRTEILKIHASKVKMSETVDLSVYAQNLPGWTGAKLAQLVQEAALVAVRKGHRSILQSDMDDAVDRLTVGPKRVGIELGHQGQCRRATTEVGVAMTSHLLRRYENAKVECCDRISIVPRGQTLSQLVFNRLDDESYMFERQPQLLHRLQVLLGGRAAEEVIYGRDTSMASVGYLADASWLARKILTIWNLENPMVIHGEPPPWRKNVKFVGPRLDFEGSLYDDYGLIEPPVNFNLDDQVAERTEGLIRDMYGRTVDLLRRHHAALLKAVKVLVDQKEISGKEIDFILNKYPSQTPISLLLEEENPGSLPFNKQEEEQELEYALLSPSKGET
- the LOC126713293 gene encoding probable inactive ATP-dependent zinc metalloprotease FTSHI 1, chloroplastic isoform X5 → MTSIGILSIPKLHHSKPNTHLKRPHTILIHSNGLSFTRRNRVHSPLFLSSFTVFCKSNSESSSQPGETSETTKDDFVTRVLKENPSQVEPKYLRGNKLYTLKEKEDLGKSSNEGVIEFVAKRLNLRSKAKKEGIEGGNESAVVDEAVYLKDILREYRGKLYVPEQIFGTQLSEEEEFDKNLEELPRMSFEEFQKAMKNDKIKLLTLKEDNSVLYINGYREFIVELKEIPGDKRLHRTKWAMRLNENEAQALLEEYTGPRYEIERHTMSWVGKVPEYPHPVASSISSRMMVELGVVTAVMAAAGIVVGGFLASAVFAVTSFIFVVTAYVVWPVVKPFLKLFLGLIFGVLERVWDNLVDLFSDGGIFSKISEFYTFGGVSASLEMAKPILLVLLTMVLLVRFTLSRRPKNFRKWDLWQGIDFSRSKAEARVDGSTGVKFGDVAGIDEAVEELQELVRYLKNPDLFDKMGIKPPHGVLLEGPPGCGKTLVAKAIAGEAGVPFYQMAGSEFVEVLVGVGSARIRDLFKRAKVNKPSVIFIDEIDALATRRQGIFKESTDHLYNAATQERETTLNQLLIELDGFDTGKGVIFLAATNRRDLLDPALLRPGRFDRKIRIRPPSAKGRTEILKIHASKVKMSETVDLSVYAQNLPGWTGAKLAQLVQEAALVAVRKGHRSILQSDMDDAVDRLTVGPKRVGIELGHQGQCRRATTEVGVAMTSHLLRRYENAKVECCDRISIVPRALVIHRDESYPETLSQLVFNRLDDESYMFERQPQLLHRLQVLLGGRAAEEVIYGRDTSMASVGYLADASWLAHGTWRIQWSYTENHHLGGRTLNL